From a region of the Sphingopyxis sp. YR583 genome:
- a CDS encoding acyl-CoA thioesterase, protein MTDIRSDVPLADFRVQERVRVRFNEIDGQNIVFNANYLVYADIGVTEYFRALGEGQPGPYFHQYGTDIRETHCEIDYHAPAQLDELITIAARISRFGRTSFTLHCGIFRENERLTDIEISYAHLDTDSGKPTALPGSFIAEVRRFETRTPTQD, encoded by the coding sequence ATGACCGATATCCGCAGCGACGTGCCGCTCGCCGATTTTCGCGTGCAGGAGCGCGTCCGCGTGCGCTTCAACGAGATCGACGGCCAGAATATCGTCTTCAACGCCAATTATCTCGTCTACGCCGATATCGGCGTGACCGAATATTTTCGCGCGCTGGGTGAGGGGCAGCCCGGCCCCTATTTTCACCAATATGGTACAGACATCCGCGAGACGCATTGCGAAATCGATTATCATGCGCCCGCGCAGCTCGACGAGCTGATCACGATCGCGGCGCGAATCAGCCGTTTCGGCCGCACGAGCTTCACGCTTCATTGCGGCATTTTTCGCGAGAACGAGCGGTTGACCGACATCGAGATCAGCTATGCGCATCTTGATACCGACAGCGGAAAGCCGACGGCTTTGCCGGGCAGCTTCATTGCCGAAGTGCGTCGATTCGAAACGCGAACGCCCACACAAGATTGA
- the ribD gene encoding bifunctional diaminohydroxyphosphoribosylaminopyrimidine deaminase/5-amino-6-(5-phosphoribosylamino)uracil reductase RibD, whose product MAVAVALSRRGWPGSAPNPNVGCLIVKQGKVVARGWTQAGGRPHAEAVALEVAGESARGATAYVTLEPCAHTSPRGPACSDSLIAAGIARVVIAAQDPDARTDGKGIARLQAAGIEVVFNVLPAEARAAMAPWWTRHTQGRPFITLKLATSLDGCIARADGSSRWITGERARAHGHLERAKHQAILVGRGTLDADAPKLDVRLAGLESRSPKKMLLTRGPAPEGWTAVASPEAVGDVDSLLVEGGAGAASAFLAADRVDRLLLYRAPILVGDGRHALGDIGLADLADAHHRWRLADSRLLGIDRLDVYERVREG is encoded by the coding sequence ATGGCGGTCGCCGTCGCGCTGTCACGACGCGGCTGGCCGGGGTCGGCGCCCAATCCCAATGTCGGCTGTCTGATCGTCAAGCAGGGCAAGGTCGTCGCGCGCGGCTGGACGCAGGCGGGCGGGCGTCCGCATGCCGAGGCGGTAGCGCTGGAAGTCGCGGGCGAATCGGCGCGCGGTGCGACCGCCTATGTCACGCTCGAACCGTGCGCCCATACGAGCCCGCGGGGGCCAGCGTGCAGCGATTCGCTAATCGCGGCCGGTATAGCGCGTGTGGTGATCGCGGCGCAGGATCCCGATGCGCGGACCGACGGCAAGGGCATTGCGCGGCTGCAGGCGGCGGGGATCGAAGTCGTTTTCAATGTCCTCCCCGCCGAAGCGCGCGCTGCGATGGCGCCCTGGTGGACGCGGCACACCCAAGGGCGTCCGTTCATCACGCTGAAGCTCGCGACTTCGCTCGACGGCTGCATCGCCCGCGCCGACGGATCGAGCCGCTGGATCACCGGCGAAAGGGCCCGTGCGCATGGTCATCTGGAGCGCGCAAAGCATCAGGCGATCCTCGTCGGGCGCGGCACGCTCGACGCCGACGCGCCGAAGCTCGACGTGCGGCTAGCGGGGCTCGAATCACGCAGTCCGAAAAAGATGCTGCTGACGCGCGGGCCGGCGCCCGAGGGCTGGACCGCCGTGGCATCCCCCGAAGCGGTGGGCGACGTCGATTCGCTGCTCGTCGAGGGCGGCGCGGGCGCGGCGTCGGCTTTCCTTGCCGCCGACCGCGTCGATCGGCTGCTGCTCTATCGCGCTCCGATCCTGGTTGGCGACGGGCGGCACGCGCTCGGCGACATCGGGCTTGCGGACCTCGCCGACGCCCATCATCGCTGGCGCCTCGCCGACAGCCGCCTGCTTGGCATCGACCGGCTCGACGTCTACGAGCGCGTCAGAGAAGGATAA
- a CDS encoding riboflavin synthase, protein MFTGIITDIGTIRSREDRGDTRLVIETTYDVDSIDIGASIACSGACLTVVEKGIDEGSNGPGGWFAIDASRETLARTAPGMWDQGRRLNLERALKIGDELGGHIVTGHVDDIGRIVSVVPVGDSVTVTVAAPASLAPHIAAKGSITVDGVSLTVNEVTDQPNGEAHFTLNIIPHTQEMTTLNEVVADRPVNLEIDILARYLARMQARGA, encoded by the coding sequence ATGTTCACCGGCATCATCACCGACATCGGCACCATCCGCAGCCGCGAGGATCGCGGCGACACGCGGCTCGTCATCGAAACCACCTATGATGTCGACAGCATCGACATCGGCGCCTCGATCGCCTGTTCGGGCGCCTGCCTGACCGTCGTCGAAAAGGGCATCGACGAAGGCAGCAATGGGCCCGGCGGCTGGTTCGCGATCGACGCGAGCCGCGAAACGCTCGCGCGGACAGCGCCCGGGATGTGGGATCAGGGGCGTCGCCTCAACCTCGAACGCGCGCTCAAGATCGGCGACGAGCTTGGCGGGCATATCGTCACGGGGCATGTCGACGATATCGGCCGTATCGTGTCGGTGGTGCCCGTCGGCGACAGCGTGACGGTCACCGTCGCGGCGCCGGCATCGCTCGCCCCGCATATCGCCGCAAAGGGTTCGATCACCGTCGATGGCGTCTCGCTGACGGTCAACGAAGTGACCGACCAGCCGAACGGCGAAGCCCATTTCACGCTCAACATCATCCCCCACACGCAGGAGATGACGACGTTGAACGAAGTGGTCGCGGACCGCCCGGTCAATCTCGAGATCGATATCCTCGCGCGCTACCTCGCGCGGATGCAGGCGCGCGGCGCCTAA
- a CDS encoding MmcB family DNA repair protein gives MTDMITAADVARGVCRLFAQQGLVAIPEVTLPNGRRTDLTAIDAKGNITIVEIKVSRADLHGDGKWPDYCDWCDRFYWALASGLDPAILETEGYRRETSGLIVADRYGAAVVREAASCNLAPARRKAELLRIGRLAMRRSMMAADPELAASWLEG, from the coding sequence ATGACGGATATGATCACCGCCGCGGATGTCGCGCGCGGGGTATGCCGGCTGTTCGCGCAGCAGGGGCTGGTTGCGATTCCCGAAGTCACCTTGCCCAACGGGCGGCGTACCGACCTCACCGCGATCGACGCGAAGGGCAATATCACGATCGTCGAGATCAAGGTCAGCCGCGCCGACCTGCACGGCGACGGCAAATGGCCCGACTATTGCGACTGGTGCGACCGCTTCTATTGGGCGCTTGCGTCGGGGCTCGACCCCGCGATCCTCGAGACCGAGGGCTATCGCCGCGAGACATCGGGGCTGATCGTCGCCGACCGCTATGGCGCGGCGGTCGTCCGTGAAGCCGCAAGCTGCAACCTCGCCCCTGCGCGCCGCAAGGCCGAACTGCTCAGGATCGGACGGCTCGCCATGCGGCGGTCGATGATGGCCGCCGACCCCGAACTGGCTGCAAGCTGGCTGGAGGGTTAG